The segment AGCCGCGCAGGTGGCCAGCTTTCAACCTCAATAGCGGCATGGGTGGCAAAACGCAGGGCTTCCATCATCTCCACCGAAGGATTTTCGGCGACGGCGATGTGCAGGCGTTCGGCGCTCAGCGCTAAAATGACCGCCTGATGCTGGCGACAAAGGGCTTCAATGGCGCTGCGGGAAGAGAGCGCCGTCATTTCAGCTCTCCCGCATCCTCATCATGAAAGCGGAACAGGCTTTCACAGGCTTCTTTGAGGGCTGACTGCTGACTGGTGCAGCTGCGACGCCAGTTCATTAGCCCTTCGGACTCCAGCCACCGTGGGGTCATTACCACGTTCAGACTGGAAAGGCTCTCCTGCCCGGTAAGGGTGATTGTACCCGCCTGGACCGCAACCTTAGCAACATAGCGCGAGCCTTTACCCGCGGGCACGCCATTAACGCCCTCCGCACAGTTAACGGGCCCGCCATGCTCAAGCGCGCACAGCTCGACGGCGGTTTTATAAGGCATGGCGGTTTGCAGCATGTCGGTTAGCGCGGCTTTTTGCAGGTAGTTCTGATAAGCCGGTATGCCGATGG is part of the Erwinia sp. HDF1-3R genome and harbors:
- the ppdD gene encoding prepilin peptidase-dependent pilin, which gives rise to MEQQQGFTLIELMIVIAIVAILSAIGIPAYQNYLQKAALTDMLQTAMPYKTAVELCALEHGGPVNCAEGVNGVPAGKGSRYVAKVAVQAGTITLTGQESLSSLNVVMTPRWLESEGLMNWRRSCTSQQSALKEACESLFRFHDEDAGELK